The DNA segment GGAAGGTGGCTCCTTGCTCGATGGAGTCCTTGGCCCGGATGATGCGATCCCCCGCGGCACTGAAGTCGCCCACGCAGGAGTCCATCACTTCACCTGTCCTGTAGGTCTGGTCCTGCTGCAGCTGTTTGCGGAATTCCTCCAAGAGCTCCTCCACCCCGGATATTTTGGATTTCAAGTCCGATATAGGCGAAGATCGAGCGTCGATGCTGCCAAaggtgagcagcagcagcagccctaCACAGGCGAGCAGCAGCCGGGGATGCTGAAGCAGAGCCATGTTGTTGATCACACAGTCAGACGGCGTCTCCCTCTGCCTCCGGCTGGCCTCCTGCTCATGAAACTCCTTCCCGGCACAGACGGCCTTCCTACATTAAATATATCCCTGTTAATATCGTTTAACGCCACTGCTAGGCTGAACAACCAGCTGTAACCGTAGAGCCGCGGAGCTTACAGTTCGTCCTTCGACTGTGCTTGAAATCTGCTGTTGTCATGGTGAGGGGGAGTTTGTTAATTGGGTTTTTTCCGGCCAGTACAGAGGCACTTAAGGCACCAGAACCAGTCACTTCTAGAGTGAATCACCACTGGACTCCATCTTTCACAGACTGTTACCTGAACAGAGGCTTTGTGTTGTGTACGATGCCCTCGTTGGTGTGGTCGTTAGCATTTGTGAAGAGCACGTCCCAGTCTTTGGGCAAAGTGTCAGGGTCGACAGCGAAGCCGTGATTCTGACTGGTGATGAAGCAGCGCTCTGTCCCATTATGGATGCACGGTTGGTTGTGTCCACGGTTACCGTACCTGAGAAACAAGAGGAAATAACACACTAATTAAAAGATGGATAAAAGACATTTCCCACGGTTAACAAAATCTATAATTATACATTTAGCTTAACCAAGGTGCCCTCTAATGAGGCATTATTATAGCAGAAGCTTTaattgtcacggctgccgaggcgagccgcgTGGAGTTggaagaaggacccaagatgcaggcagtggatgagataccggtggttttatttacagaggtgtagtggcaaacaaacagtggggcATAACAAATAACTAAAtacacctaaactgggagaactaaaaataacagacctgggagcatatGACAACGGGATGAGAAGCAGCCGAGGAACAGGACACCGTGGAACACAGGGTAACAGACTGACACAGCgttacacagacgaaccagcaacaggcaggagaacacacagggcttaaatacacacaccagtaatcaggggatgagaaacaggagggcaacacagctgggaggaatctgagCTGACGgaacaggggaaacgtaaactgagcacactcacatatgacacagaccttcacaataaaacaggaaactcagacacatggaaccagacaagacattgaactaaacagacagattcacaaacagatggggtgacaccatagacagacagatacagacgcgGACACAGAGGCAGACTGAATataacacagaacttaaacaatcatcatcaAGAAAATGATAAcgaactaaaagcgctgggtcaccgacccaggaccatgacattaaTTAACTTGGCCTTTAGATTGTTCATCCAggtacagacaaagcacattttaggACGACTTGTTTGACACTTGTAGTCTTTCAGAAAGAATCTCCACAAACAACCTGTAATCTGTCTGATGGGATGCCAGCCACATTCCAGCAGGACACATGCTGCCCACTCCGACCTTCAGACTCAGCCTGATAAAGCTGCCATCGACAAAGTCTCCCATAATAGATATGGCTACAGAATTTGGCAGACGTGTTTATTCAGCCTTTTTCAGAACAACGACGCTCAATCCAACCCTCTAGTGATCATAAGGGAGACGCCAGAGTGCTGAGAACAGCAAAAATCTGCATTTCACAAAGAAAGTGAGAGCGtgttatacagtacaaataaaatgttcacgtttctccaacgttgtcttcccaacagtttcaccggatggccaggaagcgttcgcagtgtcttctcgggcgcttctctggtgctgataattggcgtctgtcttgtgtcagtgacgtaaaagacggatttaatgcgacacgaccattcaaacagcagtcgctttctgaaacatcggatatgtatcggattcagtaccacatacgaaagtgacccagatcggatttgaaaatatcggatttgtgccgttcacacggtcaaaccatgatcggatatgggtcgcatagggtcaaaaaaatcggatttgatgcgctttcgcctgcagtgtgaacgtagccttagttatccatgtcccagtttagttttccaTACcattctgcaataaagcagctttttgagtttaatttGGTTGTcgtgagttttgcatttgggtccttctcctgcctgtacACAGCCGAAACACAGCACAATGATCCTGCCAGGAAGGCTTGCAAAATATGAGGACGTCCTATTTCACAACTTTAAGACAAGTCCACATCTACACTAGAACATACAGTGAGTTCTTCATTCACATGTGCTCACCCTTTCCACCAAAGGTCATGAAATTCAGCTTCTGACCAGCTGTTCTCACAACAGTGCAGCTGTGGGGCCGGAGTAAAAAGATGGAGCAAAGGTaacttaaacaaatttaaataaaatgttttcacaccATCCACCTTCACTCTggatctttttttgttgttgctcatgaaggatatttttttcttgtgcttttaAATCACTTGCTGTTTAGTCCAGCTCCAGCTAACAACACCAGAGCAAGCACTGGCTAACAAGCCTGCGGAAGGGTTTCGAATTTATTACAAAGAGAAAGAGGTGTGTTAAATTGAAGAAATTAGTAATCATGTTAAGTTTACAGGACTGAAAATAATTGAATACAATTTTCTTATAATGGAGCACCATTACTTTTTGATAGTAAACGTTggtaaaagtttaaaatcacTTAAGAATCAAAGTTTAACAATTTATCTTTCAGGTTACGGAGGTGTTGAGTTTGAGGTACTCACTTCATCTTGTAGGTCTTGGCTCCAATGACCAGAGAGAGCAGCTGGTGTCCGAGACAGATGCCAAAAACTGGCTTTGGTTGGTCCACAGAGATCACCTTCCTCACGTTGTTGATGGTGGCCTGACAGAGCTGGGGATCCCCGGGACCATTACTGACGAACAAACCATCAAAATCTGGAAAAAGATGAGAAACAATTATTTATGTAACCACTGATAAAAGTGGTACGAGTTCCCCTGAAGAAAAATCCCCGACATAGCGCGTGTTCCTGACCGGCGGTGTCCAGCGGGTGGTCCCAGGGTACGACAGTAACACGGGCTCCTCTCTGAGCCAGGCAGCGGATCTGGTTGTACTTGATGCCACAGTCCAACACTGTGATATGAAAGCTGCCGCTATGATTGAACACTTTTGGCTCCTGGAGACAACCAAACAGAGAAACATCTAAATATCTGACAGGCACAAAACAAGCAGCAAGCTACCTGCTAAACAATATGTTTTGAGACAACTACAGACAAAagctttttatttagtttaaaacCTCTTACTTGAGCTGAAGTGTGAGCGCTAAACTTTTCCTATGTTttagagctttaaaaaaaaccttcacaAAATTAGATCCACAGATCAAATCTCCAAGTTTCTAGTTTATCAGTAACATAAATAACGCCCTCCATTAGCACTCGAGAGCTGGCAGAGCTTCGATGGGACTGTAACAAAACTCCTGGTGGGTTACCTTCATGGAGACCTCTCGGACCAGGTTCCTCTTGTCGGGATTATCGAAGGGAATACTTTCCTCAGGAGTCCCGTCCACTATCAGCTTCCCCAACAGGGTCCCCTTCTCTCGGATCTTTTTGGTCAAGCAGCGGGTGTCAACACCTGAAGAAAATGGAAACAGTTTGTAGCATTAAATTGAAAAGATTGCATCTGATTATTTTATGCATTAATATATATGTAATGGGGAAGTCTTTAGGACCCAGGGGACCCAATGGAGggtataaaagaggaagtagcagcaggtgCTCTTCATTTCCACTGACGAGCGGCTGTGAACAATGGTTGTGTGAgtaggtgaagagcctgagaagttttaattgtctgctacacaaacagttgttttaaacctctacagcagaggttcgaggtacaggctgtttttcttttagtgttttttaaatttgttgaaatgtatttgatgtttattgtattttatgttttagtagTGATTTTTACAAGATAAGCCAAGATAAGCCAGGtgtgcagcaaacacagttgtctgctggaggtatgttaacttaatatatttgacattaaaaaaaaagtatattgatgcactataatctaatttatattgtattgcctCCTGCAGGGCAGGCTGCACATGTGAAtttgtcactgttttttttcctccttctccttgttgttgtgtttttggttttggtagggtcaccttttaaaactgtttttttatgccgggtttgtttttatttctactggGCTGGTGCAATATTAGTCGGGCATTGTGCAATCCCTGAGTGGGGCTCTTACCTTAGGGGAATTAGGATCTTTAGAGGTGCTCTGTGTGGATTTGCAGTGAATAGGTTTTTATTAAGAGTGATTTTTAGTGCCACCGATTATTGCCTGAACTAGCACTTAGTGCATGCGATAAGTGTTCTGTTGGGCTCGTATTTATTTGGGgtggatttgtttcttttaaagcaacgAGCATCTGGGACCGCCAAGGGAGAGCAAGCCCTCAGGTGATAGTTGCATTGCTGGCAGGTTGCACCAATAACACTATCTTGTGGTCGTTAGTGACCTTTtaccattttgatgttttaggcCTTTTGCAaaccctttgtgttcttttaaaataataaattttaacatATCTGACTGATATTGACCCTCTTGTCCTGTTTATTCTGGGCTCGTTCCTGTGAGAGCTTTGGGCCTGAAAGTTTGCACAAGTAGTATAGAGGCCCTTAGCGGTTACTCGGTGGCTTTCGCTCGCTACATTATTTGGCGTTGTCGACAGGATCCAGGTCATATCAGTTAcggtgtttggtttttattttagtgtggCCCTGTTTATTTTGGTAAGAGTgttagaggagaggaggaaaaacagtgACATCTTCTACGGAGGGGAAGCCAACGCTTGGGCTGCTGCGGGGATAATAAACCTCCTTCGCCGACCCTATGGACGACGTACAGGCCCTCTTGGAGCAGCTGCAACAGCTAAAAGCAGCAAATGAACAGTTGAGAGACCAATTACAGGAACGTTCTCCTGGGACTGGTCCAGTGCCAGATCCAGTGCCAGGTCCATCTACTGTGCCATCAAATATCAACCCAATAAATGAAGCTACAAATGTGTGTTACGTTTATGCACCTCGGGAGCGTAAATGCCCAAGGTTTACTGGTAAATTGTCAGTGGACTTGTTAACTGTTGACCAGTGGGTTGAAGAAGTACGTAGATGCCTGGAGATTCGTCCTATGTCAAGAGCAGCACAAGTGATGTTTGTGATGGACCATCTTGATGGCAGTGCTAAATCTGAGGTCTGTTTTCATTCGAGTATCAGCAGAGACACTCCTGACAAGATCTTTGATATTTTGGTCGAGCACTATAGCTGCACTCAGTCATATGTAGCTGCCCAGCTACAGTTCTTCCAGCGCACCCAGCGAGAAGGGGAATCTCTGCGAGATTACTCTCATGCCCTTAAATCTTTAATGGACACTGTAATCTGTAAGACACCAGGTGGTATTCCAAATTCTGATATATTGCTAAGGGACCAGTTTACTGAACATGTCCATGATGATATGCTGCGCAGAGAGCTGAAACAGCGGGTCCTTCAAACACCAGACATGTCCTTTCTTGCCCTACGCAGTATCGCCCTTAAGTGGGCTGATGTAGGTAGGCAGGGAGGGAAAACTAGGTCCCGAGCCTATTCTTGTGATACGAACTGTCAGGTAGTAGAGGGAGTTAATGCAGAGATGCATGCAGTCACCCTTGGGCCTAATGATGACATTCTACAGATAAAAGAGTGCCTTCATAAACAACAGGTTCAATTGGATACGCTCATGAAGCAAATGTCTGTCCAATTTTCACAGCCGTCTCAGACTGAACTACCCCTGACCCCTCCCACAACTAGGCCTTTTCGTTTCCAGGCAGATGGAAAGCCAATTTGCCATCGGTGTGGTAGGGCTGGTCATATTGCCAGGTTCTGTAGGGTAAAACATCCAGCTATAAAGAATAGTGGTGGGTCTCATGCTGATGCACATGTACAAAGTCAGGTTGTGGAACAAGGCCCTGAGTCTCAGCCATCGGGAAACTAGGTCCCTCTGGTGCAGAGAGCCAGGCATCAGGAACAGGGTTTATAGGCTCAGCTGAAGTTGTTATGGAAGATCCCTCTCGACTAATTGGGAATTGTCCAGTGGTGGAAATAGAAATGGGGGGTGTTATAGTTCCCTGTCTTTTGGATACTGGGTCCATGGTCACCACTATTCGAGAGAGTTTCTTTGAGAAGCACTTCAGGTCGCAGGGGGTGGGGCACTTAAAGAAATGCCAATGGTTACGCCTCAGGGCAGCTAATGGGTTGAAAATCCCCTATATAGGCTACATGGAGCTTGATGTGACTGTTTTTGGTGGCACCCTGACAAAAATGGGCGtgttggtggtggaggaccctcTAGATGGGAGCGTTCAGCAGCCACAGAGTGTGCCTGGCCTCTTGGGGATGAATATCATTAGCCGTTGTTACCACCTACTCTTTGAGCAGTTTGGCCCTCGTCTGTTTGAATCTCCTGCCCTTGAAAATGCCAGTAAGACGTGGAGAGAGACACTTCACAAGTGTCAGCGCATTGAGGCTTTGAATACATCCGGGTATTTAGGTAAAGCAAAAGTCCACGGTCGAGCTGTTTGTGTCCCTGCTGGTTCGTTGAAATGGATACGTACTAGCTGCCCCTCTGCTGTTAACATTAACCTTCCATCAGTGCTCCTGGAGCCCATAGCGACAGGTAATCCCCTGCCAGGGGGCATCTTGGTTTCTCCGGCCCTCCTTTCTGTTGAACAGGGTGTTGTTGACATTCCGGTGGTTAATGTGGGAATTGAGGATGTTTGGTTACCGCCCTGTACACAACTAGGTGAATTGCATCTGGTTGACCCTCCATCATCTGGGGACTCTGTCATTACTGCAGAGTCTGATGATCCCACGTTGCAGATAACGATGCACGAAGTGACTGTACAGGCGCATCCGCACCTTGATTTTTCCGAGCTCTCATGGCCTAACTTGTCCAATGAACAGTCACAACAAGGAGTGTCACTTTTGCAGAAGTATTGTTCAGTTTTCAGCTATGGGGAGGGAGATTTAGGATGTACCACATTGGTGGAACATGAGATCCCTTTAATGGATGATGCCCCAGTGCGACAGGGGTATCGCAGGCTCCCACCCTCTCAGTATGAACAAGTGAAAGCCCATATTAAAGATTTGTTGGATCGGGGGGTAGTGCGTCTAAGCAGTAGCCCTTATTCTTCCCCAATTGTGGTGGTTTTCAAGAAAAATGGAGAGATTAGGCTGTGTGTTGATTACCGTTTGCTTAATGCCAAGACACGGAAAGATGCTTATCCATTACCCCGTATTGAGGAGTCATTAGATGCCCTGACGGGAGCACAGTGGTTCTCTACATTGGACCTTGCAAGTGGGTATAATCAAGTACCAGTGGCCGAGAAGGACAAAGCCAAGACTGCTTTCTGTACCCCTTTTGGTCTGTTCGAATTCAATCGAATGCCATTTGGGCTTTGTAATGCCCCTAGCACCTTTCAGAGGCTAATGGAGCGGATTTTTGGGGATCAAAGTTTCCAGTCCCTTTTATTGTACCTGGATGatattgttgtgttttcatCCTCCTTTGAGCAGCATCTGGAGCGTCTTGACTTGGTCTTAACGCGGCTCAAAGAACACAATCTAAAGTTGAAGCTGGAGAAGTgtcactttttccagccagaggTTCAATACCTCGGGCATGTGATATCGGCTTCTGGGGTGGCGACCGACCCTTCTAAGATTAGTGCAGTGGCTGAGTGGGCACGACCGACTACTTGTACAGAGCTACAGTCATTTTTGGGATTTGCCTCATATTATCGGCGTTTTGTTGAAGGTTTTGCCAAGTATGCTGCCCCGCTCCACCGGCTGGTGGGCGAGCTGGGAGGTACCAAGAAGAAACGTAGAAGTGGTGCCAGTGGGGCAATGTGTCACCTTTGGAGTGAGGAATGTGAGAATGCATTCCAAACACTAAAAAGGCTGCTGGTTAGTGCCCCAGTATTGGCATATGCAGATTTTGCTAAACCTTTTGTCCTTGAGATAGATGCTAGTCAGGCAGGGTTAGGGGCAGTTTTATCTCAGGAGCAAGAAGGAAAGAGGCGGCCAGTTGCTTTTGCTAGCCGGGGCCTGCGACCTAGTGAAAGGAATATGTCCAATTATAGCTCTAGAAAGTTGGAATTCTTGGCACTAAAATGGGCTGTCACTCAAAAATTCCGTGAATATTTGTTGGGAAATAAGTTTGTCGTGTTCACAGATAACAATCCCCTTAGCTATTTGCAAACTGCTAAATTGGGAGCCGTAGAGCAGCGATGGGCCTCAGAACTAGCTGTGTTCAACTTTGAGATTAAATATAGGCCAGGTCCCAGCAATCGCAACGCTGATGCATTGTCACGGCAACTGCATCCACAGAGTCCATCTGGCCTGCTTCCAGGGTTGAAGGTTCCACAGGAAGTGCAAGATCAGACAGATGTAGGTCAACTGGGAAATGCTGTTGCCGCTACGTGTAGAGCCATAGGTGCATTTCCATCCCGACCTAAAGCTGATCTAATATCCCTTCAAGCTGCTGACCCGGTAATTGGCCCTTTTTCACAGTATTGGGAAAGAGGGAGGCTGCCTACCAAGCAGGAAATGGGTAATGTAAGTAAGGGAGTGAAAAAGTTGGTGCAACAGTGGCCCAGAATCAAGTTGAAGGAAGGTGTCTTGTATCGTCAAGTTCAGACACCTGGTAATGGCCAAGTTTTGTTTCAACTGTTGCTACCCCAGTGCTTGCAAACAGAGGTCCTGAGAAGTTTACATGATGATCATGGGCATCAAGGCATTGGACGCACTACCAGCCTGGTGAGAGAAAGGTGTTTTTGGCCCTTTATGGCACGTGACATTGAGAAATATTGTCAGGAGTGCGATCGTTGTGTCTTGGCAAAGGCTGTAAAACCAAAAGTTCGCACATTCAGGGGGGGTTTGGTGGCTTCTAAACCCCTGGAAGTCATTGCCAttgatttcagtgttttggacAAGTCTAGTGATGGGCGTGAGAATGTACTTGTGGTCACTGACGTGTTTTCAAAGTTCTCTCAAGCATACCCTACAGTAGATCAACGGGCAAGTATAGTGGCACGGGTATTAACCGAAAAATGGTTTTATATCTATGGGGTCCCTAAGCGTATCCATAGTGATCAGGGAAAGAGCTTTGAGGGAGACTTGCTGAAACGTCTGTGTCACCTGTACGGCATAGACAAAAGCAGGACCACACCATATCATCCTGAGGGCAATGGACAATGCGAGAGATTTAACAGAACACTCCATGATCTGTTGCGTACGCTCCCTCCTGATAAGAAAAGAAAGTGGCCGCAATACTTGCCACAGGTATTGTATGCTTACAATACCACAGAACATCAGTCCACCGGTTTTTCACCTTATGAGCTTATGTTTGGTCAGAAGCCCCAGTTGCCCGTT comes from the Astatotilapia calliptera chromosome 15, fAstCal1.2, whole genome shotgun sequence genome and includes:
- the LOC113037163 gene encoding CAD protein-like; this encodes MVGYPEALTDPSYRCQLLTLTYPLVGNYGVPMDEEGEFGLSKWFESYKIHAAALIIGELSESPSHWSSAKSLDQWLKEQGIPGLQGVDTRCLTKKIREKGTLLGKLIVDGTPEESIPFDNPDKRNLVREVSMKEPKVFNHSGSFHITVLDCGIKYNQIRCLAQRGARVTVVPWDHPLDTADFDGLFVSNGPGDPQLCQATINNVRKVISVDQPKPVFGICLGHQLLSLVIGAKTYKMKYGNRGHNQPCIHNGTERCFITSQNHGFAVDPDTLPKDWDVLFTNANDHTNEGIVHNTKPLFR